From a region of the Leptospira kmetyi serovar Malaysia str. Bejo-Iso9 genome:
- a CDS encoding LIC12048 family lipoprotein, with the protein MFQSGWIFSKMRFYGILFLLIPFVITCGWFGKDKGTMENVDLAAATWLVAEQVKTQVDKEGVPVKPGDPSTVITPVNGLFNLPPGKPVAAAALMGTIDPTGTTIVNDFDGDGILNQNETLSNVWVADYPQIETAIAPPVTLKIQILKNSSNQSDQIVSEINSNDFEASKNEGSEKIHQNELNERTVQFQDSFSNDTEAGTSSEVSTSFGVKASYIPMSDIGFDYSQSSKNSWSMKNAVSATTTKWADRPFKNNIDKDAWNLKSDSSSNKARKYRSDKSSKINETSTIEPNAGVVRAALYIKNLSVNMPVKISNILCSLMFETPAGELVPMSSFRLRNDDYTLFEVEVYGGTDFGPYVVELSNLNTVEVEKAIAAGYTPKIMIVDYAMTHVADSNYKSNLLNFSGNNLKIIEENAKGRTALIKVFGPTIREMYRVTAFDTPNVSNPCNTTTTDVFSPGISLKKALERISCSGNNIVFKDYVVDLSESAPTLAESRVYIKGIQSFGGISTNIPCVDETSTGTDGVTRTACVQKPYSQWTETEKRTSGVWAIYSRGKFYSPTEYWTDSGSVRKFDPWRGAVAAPVVKGADSMIWAGDNYDLVYISFKDFIKAEQKFGTNPLETGMGYPFNTAWDNKSIGAHPYYPDTNSLYLGEVGFGEKIELKIQLDKTKYLAPNFGTATDTGTYQYFTNFNYNLQTSSDRYNINQAADFEISMGFGGSRTDWFHIIKDLSTSDPYKLKNCGTTLDFINQVYNLCVQLPTLSTTVDPAISLVKLYIRPSLNTAYRRTVWPLHYSQVRKMRGEAGLPIIVGTTTVRIANSYGPANIGDRLYIQGDSSSYRILQVLPPQSDGSFDVQLESAVSINAPKTTSLYIPGTLTSPDVRLVMDTGFVTDWNNFVSSSFNSTAFDQIQYRPFLQSSSVSCSTNPFHPSSCLGFSPDMNAINWMGIYNEGVALWNSWADGGDFVNFLYNGLSRLTALTGKVYRLESANTDFTVSADVNAQTLGDVTTVSFGDVALSVWRQGSTILGRYYAISTGQPLGNPFAINPTITAPTTGKYIVKAKNGKVVILWENGQSMYVSIKDLATFGTPVSELFLGNRYTPFPKNSFDPILDIGIGNNRAIFVWSDLYTTTSMDPTYASGCSLGYPCLWYDVRNYRVDGKVIRLDTGAQINSSFSIAGYSTQTSVWDYSSHQHDQVSHYNVTPAVEVNDNNQAVIGWIFQDRDSEAHTVWSAVYDLNNVTLIGSNQTVLNESTRPIDSLQVGATNGKGMIFWRRSDGYIMGRGVNTSDGTLVGSNYFEIETGGVDFLKYSTFGNTGLVTYRRNTKEIRLRAIDLQASQPLYPISLNLGVTDNDGRKPSNSILAGNKILTTWDQINGTKRTIWGRISDFSTFTVDGPKEFQLSTTNEGIQFNPISVVNNGSGLATWVSQDKTQQRIRGAKIDLNNPGSLKYGLNNFFVAPLIERDYTVRARIKY; encoded by the coding sequence ATGTTTCAAAGCGGTTGGATATTCAGTAAGATGCGTTTTTATGGAATTTTATTTCTCTTAATACCTTTTGTAATCACTTGTGGTTGGTTCGGTAAGGATAAAGGCACGATGGAAAACGTCGATCTCGCCGCTGCAACCTGGTTGGTTGCGGAACAAGTGAAAACTCAAGTGGACAAAGAAGGCGTTCCCGTGAAACCGGGAGATCCTTCAACAGTTATTACTCCGGTAAACGGCTTGTTCAACCTTCCTCCTGGAAAACCCGTAGCCGCTGCCGCGCTTATGGGAACCATCGATCCAACCGGAACAACCATCGTGAATGACTTTGACGGCGATGGAATCTTAAATCAAAATGAAACGTTATCCAACGTATGGGTCGCCGATTACCCGCAGATTGAAACTGCAATCGCTCCTCCAGTTACACTAAAGATTCAAATCCTTAAAAACTCTAGTAACCAAAGTGACCAAATCGTGAGTGAAATTAATTCGAACGATTTTGAAGCTTCAAAAAACGAAGGATCGGAAAAAATTCATCAAAACGAACTGAACGAAAGGACGGTTCAATTTCAGGATTCTTTTAGTAACGATACGGAGGCCGGAACTTCCAGCGAAGTAAGTACAAGTTTTGGCGTAAAAGCTAGTTACATACCAATGTCAGACATTGGATTCGATTACAGCCAAAGTTCTAAGAATAGCTGGTCAATGAAGAACGCAGTGTCGGCTACTACAACCAAATGGGCTGATCGGCCCTTTAAAAACAACATTGATAAAGACGCTTGGAATCTAAAGTCAGATTCATCCAGCAATAAAGCGAGAAAATATCGATCTGATAAATCTTCAAAAATCAATGAAACCTCCACCATTGAACCAAATGCAGGTGTAGTCAGAGCAGCACTCTATATTAAAAATCTTTCCGTAAACATGCCAGTTAAGATTTCGAATATCCTTTGTTCTTTAATGTTCGAAACTCCAGCTGGCGAATTGGTGCCAATGTCTTCTTTCAGATTGAGAAATGACGACTATACCCTTTTCGAGGTAGAAGTTTACGGTGGAACCGATTTCGGACCTTACGTTGTTGAATTATCAAACCTTAATACAGTTGAAGTTGAGAAAGCTATAGCTGCAGGGTATACACCGAAAATTATGATTGTTGATTATGCGATGACTCATGTCGCCGACTCAAATTATAAATCTAATCTGCTTAACTTCTCAGGCAATAATTTGAAAATTATTGAAGAAAATGCAAAAGGCAGAACAGCCTTAATAAAAGTTTTTGGACCTACTATTAGAGAAATGTATCGAGTTACTGCATTCGATACACCAAATGTCTCTAACCCCTGCAATACAACTACGACGGACGTATTCTCTCCCGGTATTAGTCTAAAAAAGGCTTTAGAAAGAATATCCTGCTCCGGAAACAATATTGTATTTAAAGATTATGTCGTCGATTTATCCGAATCAGCTCCTACTTTAGCTGAATCAAGAGTATATATAAAAGGAATCCAATCTTTTGGAGGAATTAGTACCAACATTCCCTGTGTCGATGAAACTAGTACAGGTACGGACGGCGTTACGCGAACAGCATGTGTTCAAAAACCTTACAGTCAATGGACTGAAACTGAGAAAAGAACTTCTGGAGTTTGGGCAATTTATTCAAGAGGAAAATTCTACTCTCCGACTGAATACTGGACCGACTCGGGAAGCGTAAGAAAATTTGATCCATGGCGAGGTGCGGTAGCTGCGCCAGTTGTGAAAGGGGCAGATTCAATGATCTGGGCGGGAGATAATTACGATTTAGTATATATTTCCTTTAAGGATTTTATTAAAGCAGAACAAAAATTTGGTACAAACCCTTTGGAAACTGGAATGGGTTATCCGTTTAATACAGCTTGGGATAATAAATCAATAGGCGCTCATCCATACTATCCGGACACGAATTCTCTTTATTTAGGAGAGGTAGGTTTCGGTGAAAAAATCGAACTAAAGATCCAGTTGGATAAAACAAAATATTTAGCACCGAATTTTGGCACTGCAACGGACACGGGAACATATCAATATTTTACGAATTTCAATTACAACTTACAAACCTCATCTGATCGATACAATATCAATCAGGCCGCAGACTTTGAAATTAGTATGGGATTTGGCGGAAGCCGAACCGATTGGTTTCACATAATCAAAGACCTAAGCACGAGCGATCCATATAAACTAAAAAATTGTGGAACGACGTTAGATTTCATCAACCAAGTCTATAATTTATGTGTTCAATTACCTACTTTGAGCACGACTGTAGACCCTGCAATTAGTTTAGTAAAACTGTATATTCGCCCTTCCTTAAATACAGCTTATCGTCGTACTGTTTGGCCTCTGCATTATTCTCAAGTTCGAAAAATGAGGGGAGAAGCGGGGTTGCCAATCATAGTTGGAACTACGACTGTACGAATCGCAAATTCTTATGGTCCCGCAAACATAGGCGATCGACTTTATATTCAAGGAGATTCTTCCTCTTATCGAATTCTCCAGGTTTTACCTCCGCAAAGCGATGGATCCTTTGATGTTCAGTTAGAAAGTGCCGTATCAATCAATGCACCAAAAACAACGTCTCTTTATATACCTGGCACCCTGACATCGCCGGACGTAAGATTGGTCATGGATACAGGGTTCGTCACCGATTGGAATAACTTTGTATCATCGTCTTTCAATTCAACTGCTTTCGATCAAATCCAGTATCGACCTTTCCTACAAAGTAGTTCAGTTAGCTGTTCGACTAACCCGTTCCATCCATCATCTTGTTTAGGATTTAGTCCGGACATGAATGCGATCAACTGGATGGGAATTTATAACGAAGGCGTTGCACTCTGGAACTCTTGGGCAGATGGTGGGGATTTTGTAAATTTTCTGTACAATGGTCTTTCCCGTCTAACAGCCTTAACGGGCAAAGTATACCGCCTAGAAAGTGCAAACACAGACTTTACCGTTAGCGCAGATGTGAATGCACAGACATTGGGCGATGTAACTACCGTCAGCTTTGGAGACGTGGCTCTTTCAGTCTGGAGACAAGGATCAACAATACTAGGAAGATATTATGCGATCAGTACAGGGCAACCACTTGGCAATCCTTTTGCAATCAACCCAACAATTACTGCCCCTACTACAGGAAAATATATAGTTAAGGCAAAAAACGGAAAAGTGGTCATTCTCTGGGAAAATGGTCAAAGTATGTATGTTTCAATCAAAGATTTAGCAACCTTTGGAACACCTGTGTCCGAACTTTTTCTTGGAAATCGTTATACCCCATTCCCTAAGAATAGTTTTGATCCAATTCTTGACATTGGTATAGGAAATAACCGGGCAATTTTCGTTTGGTCGGACCTTTATACAACGACGAGCATGGATCCTACATATGCTTCCGGATGCTCCTTGGGCTATCCGTGTCTCTGGTATGACGTACGAAATTATAGAGTCGACGGTAAAGTAATTCGATTGGACACTGGCGCCCAAATTAACTCTAGCTTCTCAATCGCAGGATATTCAACTCAAACGAGCGTTTGGGATTACTCATCACACCAACACGATCAAGTTTCACATTACAATGTTACTCCCGCCGTCGAAGTGAATGACAATAACCAAGCAGTCATTGGCTGGATATTCCAAGATCGTGATTCTGAGGCCCATACGGTTTGGAGTGCAGTGTATGATCTGAATAACGTAACGCTAATCGGTTCCAATCAAACTGTACTAAACGAGTCAACTCGTCCAATAGATTCACTTCAAGTCGGTGCAACGAACGGCAAAGGAATGATTTTTTGGCGTAGAAGCGACGGCTATATAATGGGTCGTGGCGTAAACACCTCCGATGGAACTTTAGTCGGTAGTAATTATTTTGAAATCGAAACCGGTGGCGTAGACTTTTTAAAGTATTCAACGTTTGGCAATACGGGCCTTGTTACTTATCGTAGAAATACAAAAGAAATTCGTCTGAGAGCAATCGACCTTCAAGCAAGTCAACCGCTCTATCCAATATCATTGAATCTCGGTGTTACGGATAACGACGGTAGAAAACCAAGCAATTCGATCCTTGCTGGAAATAAAATTCTTACCACTTGGGACCAGATCAATGGAACCAAAAGAACCATTTGGGGAAGAATCAGTGATTTTAGCACCTTCACAGTGGATGGACCGAAAGAATTTCAGTTAAGCACTACGAATGAAGGGATTCAGTTCAATCCGATTTCTGTTGTGAATAACGGATCAGGTCTCGCCACCTGGGTATCACAAGATAAAACGCAACAAAGAATTCGGGGCGCAAAGATCGATCTGAACAACCCTGGTTCTCTGAAATACGGACTTAATAACTTCTTCGTCGCACCTTTGATCGAAAGAGATTACACGGTCCGAGCTCGAATCAAATACTGA